A genomic segment from Chitinophaga niabensis encodes:
- a CDS encoding amidohydrolase, translating to MNRSSTILITLLLSSLSLQAQDFQAQIAQKATALLPKVIEWRRYLHEHPELSNRETKTAEYVAAHLRSLGIEVQTGIAKTGVVGLLKGGKPGPVVALRADMDALPVLEKADVPFKSTVTAEYLGQTVPVMHACGHDSHVAILMGTAEVLAAMKKDIPGTVKFIFQPAEEGPPGTEEGGAPLMVKEGVMENPVVDAIFGLHISSSIEIGKIQYKQGAMMASSDWFTIAIKGKPSHGSSPWNSIDPIVVGTQIINGLQTIVSRQANIVDAPVVITVGKFHSGVRSNIIPEEALLEGTIRTLDSKMQTDVHERIRRTATKIAEASNAQATVTIDKKTLVTFNDSALVSRMLPSLQKAAGSGKVSIMNWVTGAEDFSFYGTKAPAFFFYLGGMPKGKDPKQAPSHHTPDFYIDDSMLDVGVKAFCNLVFDYKKK from the coding sequence ATGAACAGATCATCAACCATCCTGATCACCCTTCTTTTATCTTCCTTATCCCTGCAGGCACAAGACTTCCAGGCACAGATCGCACAAAAGGCCACTGCGCTTTTACCTAAGGTTATTGAATGGCGGAGATACCTTCACGAGCATCCGGAGCTTTCTAACCGCGAAACCAAAACCGCAGAATATGTTGCAGCACACCTGCGCAGCTTAGGTATTGAAGTGCAGACAGGCATTGCCAAAACCGGCGTAGTAGGTTTGCTGAAAGGTGGCAAACCCGGGCCTGTTGTTGCCTTGCGTGCAGATATGGACGCACTGCCTGTATTGGAGAAAGCAGATGTTCCTTTTAAATCCACCGTTACTGCAGAATACCTGGGGCAAACGGTTCCCGTGATGCATGCCTGCGGGCACGATAGCCATGTTGCCATTTTAATGGGCACTGCAGAGGTGCTGGCGGCTATGAAGAAAGATATACCCGGTACCGTTAAATTCATCTTTCAGCCAGCAGAAGAAGGCCCTCCGGGCACAGAAGAAGGTGGCGCTCCCCTGATGGTGAAAGAAGGGGTGATGGAAAACCCTGTGGTAGATGCCATATTCGGATTACATATCAGCTCTTCCATTGAGATAGGAAAGATCCAGTATAAACAAGGAGCTATGATGGCTTCTTCTGACTGGTTCACCATTGCCATTAAAGGTAAACCATCACATGGCTCCTCTCCCTGGAACAGTATAGATCCTATTGTGGTGGGCACGCAGATCATCAACGGCCTGCAAACTATTGTAAGCCGCCAGGCAAATATTGTTGATGCGCCGGTAGTGATCACGGTAGGTAAATTCCATTCCGGCGTAAGGAGTAATATCATTCCGGAAGAAGCATTACTGGAAGGTACTATCCGCACGCTGGACAGCAAGATGCAAACAGACGTGCATGAACGTATCCGCCGCACGGCCACTAAAATAGCAGAAGCTTCCAATGCACAGGCCACTGTTACGATCGATAAGAAAACACTGGTCACCTTTAATGATTCCGCATTGGTGTCCCGCATGCTTCCTTCTTTACAGAAAGCGGCAGGCAGCGGCAAAGTGAGTATCATGAACTGGGTAACGGGTGCAGAGGACTTCTCCTTCTATGGCACTAAAGCACCTGCTTTCTTTTTCTACCTGGGTGGCATGCCCAAAGGCAAAGATCCCAAACAGGCGCCCAGCCATCATACGCCGGACTTTTATATAGACGATAGTATGCTGGATGTGGGTGTGAAGGCATTCTGTAATCTCGTTTTTGATTATAAGAAGAAATAA
- a CDS encoding ester cyclase — protein MKYLLAALAFISCNGSKVHELQKKIDAYEAAEKVTAERLIRMDSLDFQFYSNQLWDSLSLSHTDDIKVFYPDGTTSQGLFPAHIDLLKPQFVFAPDTKVTAHPIRFGTGEWTCVVGIVEGTFSNVMPAGGDKTIAPTGKRFKFPMVTIGHWEGGKMKEEYLFFDNLGILKQIGLAQ, from the coding sequence ATGAAATATCTTCTGGCAGCACTGGCCTTTATATCCTGTAATGGCAGTAAAGTGCATGAATTACAAAAGAAAATCGATGCATACGAAGCGGCTGAAAAAGTCACGGCAGAACGCCTCATCCGCATGGACTCCCTGGATTTTCAGTTCTATAGTAACCAGCTGTGGGACTCTCTGAGCCTCAGCCATACGGACGACATCAAGGTATTCTATCCCGATGGCACCACATCCCAGGGCCTTTTTCCGGCGCATATAGACTTACTGAAACCACAGTTCGTGTTTGCCCCGGACACAAAGGTAACCGCCCACCCTATTCGCTTTGGTACCGGGGAATGGACCTGTGTGGTAGGTATTGTGGAAGGTACTTTCTCCAATGTTATGCCTGCAGGCGGCGATAAAACGATTGCTCCGACAGGAAAGCGGTTTAAGTTTCCCATGGTCACCATCGGGCATTGGGAGGGCGGAAAGATGAAGGAAGAATACCTGTTCTTCGATAACCTGGGGATCCTGAAACAGATAGGGTTGGCGCAATAA